In Bacteroidota bacterium, one genomic interval encodes:
- a CDS encoding response regulator yields MSEKYSAIIIDDEVRARSLLRGLLGEVAPEIEVVAETEDLPNGVKAIRRLQPQLVFLDIEMPGHSGLELLDFFNDDEVGFEIIFTTAYNNYAIRAFKLSAIDYLLKPISPAELRESVDRFLRKTREHATRLVDYSALRENLLPQNPGRIAVPSGNAIKFIDPQHIVCLKADSSYTEIYFTDGTQLVVSRTLKNFEDGFDAAAPFYRCHKSYIVNIQHISEYVKSDGGYLLMNNGMQVSVSPERIDELMNKISFIKR; encoded by the coding sequence ATGTCTGAAAAATACAGCGCAATTATTATTGATGATGAAGTACGTGCCCGATCACTGCTGCGCGGACTGCTTGGCGAGGTGGCTCCTGAAATAGAAGTGGTGGCCGAAACCGAAGACCTTCCGAATGGTGTGAAAGCCATTCGCCGTTTGCAACCACAGCTGGTATTTCTCGATATTGAAATGCCGGGGCACAGCGGACTTGAGCTGCTTGATTTCTTTAACGATGATGAAGTCGGGTTTGAAATCATCTTTACCACGGCCTACAATAACTATGCGATAAGGGCATTCAAGCTTTCGGCCATCGACTATCTGCTTAAGCCCATTTCACCCGCCGAATTGCGTGAATCGGTTGACCGATTTCTGCGCAAAACACGCGAGCATGCAACACGGCTTGTAGATTATTCCGCACTGCGCGAAAATCTTTTGCCGCAAAATCCCGGCCGTATTGCCGTACCCAGCGGCAATGCCATCAAATTCATCGACCCGCAACACATTGTGTGCCTGAAGGCCGACAGCTCGTACACCGAAATTTATTTTACCGACGGCACGCAGCTTGTGGTAAGCCGCACGCTGAAAAATTTCGAAGACGGATTTGATGCCGCTGCTCCGTTTTACCGATGCCACAAATCATACATCGTAAACATTCAGCACATTTCTGAATATGTGAAATCAGACGGAGGTTATCTGCTGATGAATAACGGTATGCAGGTATCGGTTTCGCCTGAACGCATTGACGAACTGATGAACAAAATCAGCTTCATCAAACGCTGA